Proteins encoded in a region of the Paucibacter sediminis genome:
- a CDS encoding acyl-CoA thioesterase codes for MDLPAHQLTMTVLMTPDTANFAGNVHGGNILKLLDQVAYACASRYAGRYVVTVSVDRVIFRQPIHVGELVSFLASINHTGSSSMEVGIKVVAENIRTQESRHVNSCYFTMVAVGDDNKPVPVAPLRPFTPDERRRHQAAIARRQAQATLEPRGAA; via the coding sequence ATGGACCTGCCCGCCCACCAGCTCACGATGACGGTGCTGATGACGCCCGACACCGCCAACTTCGCCGGCAATGTGCATGGCGGCAACATCCTCAAGCTGCTCGACCAGGTGGCCTATGCCTGCGCCAGCCGCTACGCCGGCCGCTATGTGGTGACGGTGTCGGTGGACCGCGTGATCTTCCGCCAGCCCATCCATGTGGGCGAGCTGGTGAGCTTCCTGGCCAGCATCAACCACACCGGCAGCTCCTCGATGGAGGTGGGCATCAAGGTGGTGGCCGAGAACATCCGCACCCAGGAGTCGCGCCATGTGAACAGCTGCTACTTCACCATGGTGGCGGTGGGCGACGACAACAAGCCCGTGCCGGTGGCGCCGCTGCGCCCCTTCACGCCCGATGAACGCCGCCGCCACCAGGCGGCGATCGCGCGCCGCCAGGCGCAGGCCACGCTGGAGCCGCGCGGTGCAGCCTGA
- a CDS encoding LuxR C-terminal-related transcriptional regulator has translation MKFQPIAHIEGSLWRQRVMARVAEAAPASARLTLVVAPAGFGKTTLLAQLAQREREQGVKVAWLNCDSRDADAQVFSDNLLAALKQSEVRAGPGRSLLDHFATVVAGIADPVALFIDDYDQAAGAAVDELLCSIALAAPPHVRVMLACRSMPAIPLARLQLAGRVRQLDADLLRFDHEETQRLLAGCFPSQALESVAAYTQGWPFALQLARLRAASGRGEGWSPEADSPLPRRQLFDYLAREVLGTLSQASQAFLSDVAILEEIDVAAANAIRQHDNSLHHIQELAMLEPVVVIAASCQSARLHPLLRDFLLHRMSVQAPGRAAELHLRAAAYFSAAGRVDDAVFHAVAAARFDLAAQMIEAAGAIRLLVTLGEPRVRLLLRQLPAALQQQRPRLRLLLLGLQIEDHDAQGAEAEIARIELQADLQEPAEAAELAVDLRLTRCLLLLDDAERLLHFSPWAQLQAARAEGRHRRLIDPLFLGLVLPVELFLLQRYGPTDRAERRVGEVDALYDDIRPLNTSPWVWMYQLCNALARGELERCEQIANESLKRDLNYIKHSQKSLGQLLAAVLGRALYEQGRLTEALGLLTTLVPTESVRFLEVLAGAMVDTARCQFVLGHPGPAIELLKQARDLAFEEGLPHLRLLAAAVQAELELRQDHGEAAASLADAEQLAQRWEEAAAGAVFPWLVVEALARSRFALQLQAADGAAALQTAERLLTLAAQAGRQLAEILAHGMRARALARLQRVPESEAALLDALQRAASCGARQLFIDLGADTMLQLRAMAPKLAEPLQRWTGQTLQLWETLFQRGLSAAETFSERELEILRELAKDQTTKMIARTLMRSPETVKYHLKSIFAKLGVNNREDAVAEARRRAQLP, from the coding sequence GTGAAGTTCCAGCCCATTGCCCACATCGAAGGCAGCCTCTGGCGCCAACGCGTGATGGCACGCGTGGCCGAGGCGGCGCCGGCCTCGGCGCGGCTGACCCTGGTGGTGGCGCCCGCCGGCTTCGGCAAGACCACGCTGCTGGCCCAGCTGGCCCAGCGCGAGCGCGAGCAAGGCGTCAAGGTGGCCTGGCTCAACTGCGACAGCCGCGACGCCGATGCCCAGGTCTTCAGCGACAACCTGCTGGCCGCGCTCAAGCAGAGCGAGGTGAGGGCGGGGCCGGGGCGCTCGCTGCTGGATCACTTTGCGACGGTGGTTGCCGGCATTGCCGATCCGGTCGCGCTGTTCATCGATGACTACGACCAGGCCGCCGGCGCGGCGGTCGACGAGCTGCTGTGCAGCATTGCGCTGGCGGCGCCGCCGCATGTGCGCGTGATGCTGGCCTGCCGCTCGATGCCGGCCATCCCGCTCGCGCGCCTGCAGCTGGCCGGCCGCGTGCGCCAGCTGGATGCCGACCTGCTGCGCTTCGATCATGAGGAGACGCAGCGCTTGCTGGCCGGCTGCTTCCCGAGCCAGGCGCTGGAGAGCGTTGCGGCCTACACGCAGGGCTGGCCCTTCGCGCTGCAGCTGGCGCGCCTGCGCGCGGCCAGCGGGCGGGGGGAGGGCTGGTCGCCCGAGGCGGACAGCCCGCTGCCGCGCCGCCAGTTGTTCGACTATCTGGCCCGGGAGGTGCTGGGCACGCTCAGCCAGGCCAGCCAGGCCTTTTTGTCCGACGTGGCGATCCTGGAGGAGATCGATGTGGCGGCCGCCAATGCCATCCGCCAGCACGACAACAGCCTGCACCACATCCAGGAGCTGGCCATGCTCGAGCCGGTGGTCGTCATCGCCGCCTCGTGCCAGAGCGCGCGTCTGCATCCCTTGCTGCGCGACTTTCTGCTGCACCGGATGAGCGTGCAGGCGCCCGGCCGCGCCGCCGAGCTGCACCTGCGCGCCGCGGCGTATTTCTCGGCGGCCGGCCGGGTGGATGACGCGGTCTTTCACGCCGTGGCGGCCGCGCGCTTCGACCTGGCGGCGCAGATGATCGAGGCCGCCGGCGCGATCCGGCTGCTGGTGACGCTGGGCGAGCCGCGCGTGCGGCTGCTGCTGCGCCAGCTGCCCGCCGCGCTGCAGCAGCAGCGCCCGCGGCTGCGTCTGCTGCTGCTGGGCCTGCAGATCGAGGACCATGATGCCCAGGGTGCCGAGGCGGAGATCGCGCGCATCGAGCTGCAGGCCGATCTGCAAGAGCCGGCCGAGGCCGCCGAGCTGGCGGTCGATCTGCGGCTGACGCGCTGCCTGCTGCTGCTGGATGACGCGGAGCGCCTGCTGCATTTCAGCCCCTGGGCGCAGCTGCAGGCCGCCCGCGCCGAGGGGCGGCACCGCCGCCTGATCGATCCGCTCTTCCTCGGCCTGGTGTTGCCGGTGGAGCTGTTCCTGCTGCAGCGCTATGGGCCCACCGATCGCGCCGAGCGCCGCGTCGGCGAGGTCGACGCGCTCTATGACGACATCCGGCCGCTCAACACCAGCCCCTGGGTCTGGATGTACCAGCTCTGCAATGCCTTGGCGCGCGGCGAGCTGGAGCGCTGCGAGCAGATCGCCAACGAATCGCTGAAGCGCGATCTCAACTACATCAAGCACAGCCAGAAGTCGCTGGGTCAGCTGCTGGCGGCGGTGCTCGGGCGCGCGCTCTACGAGCAGGGCCGGCTGACGGAGGCGCTTGGACTGCTGACGACCCTGGTGCCCACCGAGTCGGTGCGCTTTCTCGAGGTGTTGGCCGGCGCGATGGTCGACACCGCCCGCTGCCAGTTCGTGCTGGGCCATCCCGGGCCGGCGATCGAGCTGCTGAAACAGGCCCGCGACCTGGCCTTCGAGGAAGGTCTGCCGCATCTGCGCCTGCTGGCCGCCGCCGTGCAGGCCGAACTGGAACTGCGCCAGGACCATGGCGAGGCCGCCGCCAGCCTGGCCGACGCCGAGCAGCTGGCGCAGCGCTGGGAGGAAGCCGCCGCGGGCGCTGTCTTCCCCTGGCTGGTGGTGGAAGCGCTGGCGCGCAGCCGCTTCGCCCTACAGCTGCAGGCGGCCGATGGCGCGGCGGCCCTGCAGACCGCCGAGCGCCTGCTGACGCTGGCCGCCCAGGCCGGCCGGCAGCTTGCGGAAATCCTCGCCCATGGCATGCGGGCGCGCGCGCTGGCGAGGCTGCAGCGCGTGCCGGAGAGCGAGGCCGCGCTGCTGGACGCGTTGCAAAGGGCGGCCAGCTGCGGTGCGCGGCAGCTCTTCATCGACCTGGGCGCCGACACCATGCTGCAGCTGCGCGCCATGGCGCCCAAGCTGGCGGAGCCCCTGCAGCGCTGGACCGGCCAGACGCTGCAGCTATGGGAGACGCTGTTCCAGCGCGGCTTGAGCGCAGCCGAGACCTTCAGCGAGCGCGAGCTCGAGATCCTGCGCGAGCTGGCCAAGGACCAAACCACCAAGATGATCGCGCGCACCCTGATGCGCTCGCCGGAGACGGTCAAGTACCACTTGAAATCGATCTTCGCGAAGCTGGGCGTCAACAACCGCGAGGATGCGGTGGCCGAGGCGCGGCGCCGCGCGCAGCTGCCCTGA
- a CDS encoding dockerin type I repeat-containing protein has translation MRTLRRFGPSPVALALSLMVGPAAAGSWIYTSDADFDKGLATGVNHSAPNSNQLQLNVTGTSFPVLWIANAGEDTLSKVDSTQIGGSPGREVGRYRTWFNSGAYAHDAWNGPAPSRTAVDAAGNAYVLDRWFGGHPTVFKILGSSFIDRNGNGVLDTTTGGAATMLPLVDSNGNGVIDDSEIRDERIAWVRRVPDGSYSGGLTRVNGIGRALCIGTDGNLWVGLYNAYEYYKISAVDGHTIAGPVPSGSPNYGCLIDQNGTLWGASWGSSALIRIANTASNVGPYPLQRISVPQVYGLALRRDAANTTHVIMGGSCNSYVEYVDGAPSYTLPAAINYCSYAVGTDNEGNITVSKTNGGVVKFGPSGNVLWDKGSQVGSSDSRGVIADANNDIWQVHRGSHNMAKYRGSNGDFLGVLPVGYEPYTYSDASGTAALSITTKTGSWTVTQDSGAAATPWASVAWNATLPSGASLLAEVRSADDPALLPGKPFAPALSGATLSGQSGRYMELRLTLNANPQNESPVVYDVTLNSASLVCDVDRDGAINITDINLIRAGIGQTPSASDPRDANGDGKITVNDARTCALKCSKPNCAL, from the coding sequence ATGAGAACCCTTCGCCGTTTCGGACCGTCCCCCGTGGCGCTGGCGCTGAGCCTGATGGTCGGCCCGGCCGCCGCCGGCAGCTGGATCTACACCAGCGATGCCGACTTCGACAAGGGCCTGGCCACCGGCGTCAACCACAGCGCGCCCAATAGCAACCAGCTGCAGCTCAATGTCACCGGCACCAGCTTCCCGGTGCTGTGGATCGCCAACGCCGGCGAAGACACCTTGTCCAAGGTCGACTCGACCCAGATCGGCGGCTCGCCCGGCCGCGAGGTGGGCCGCTACCGCACCTGGTTCAATTCCGGCGCCTATGCCCACGATGCCTGGAATGGCCCGGCGCCCTCGCGCACGGCGGTGGACGCCGCCGGCAACGCCTATGTGCTGGACCGCTGGTTCGGTGGCCACCCGACGGTGTTCAAGATCCTCGGCAGCAGCTTCATCGATCGCAACGGCAACGGCGTGCTCGACACCACGACCGGCGGCGCCGCCACCATGCTGCCCCTGGTGGACAGCAACGGCAACGGCGTGATCGACGACAGCGAGATCAGGGACGAACGCATCGCCTGGGTCAGGCGCGTGCCGGACGGCAGCTACAGCGGCGGCCTGACGCGCGTGAACGGCATCGGCCGCGCGCTCTGCATCGGCACCGACGGCAACCTCTGGGTGGGCCTCTACAACGCCTACGAGTACTACAAGATCAGCGCCGTCGACGGCCACACCATCGCCGGCCCGGTGCCGAGCGGCTCGCCGAACTATGGTTGCCTGATCGACCAGAACGGCACGCTATGGGGTGCCAGCTGGGGCAGCAGCGCGCTGATACGCATTGCCAACACGGCCAGCAACGTCGGGCCCTATCCCCTGCAGCGCATCAGCGTGCCGCAGGTCTACGGCCTCGCGCTGCGGCGCGACGCGGCCAACACCACCCACGTCATCATGGGCGGCTCCTGCAACAGCTATGTCGAGTATGTGGACGGCGCGCCCAGCTACACCCTGCCGGCGGCCATCAACTACTGCAGCTATGCGGTGGGCACCGACAACGAGGGCAATATCACCGTCAGCAAGACCAATGGCGGCGTGGTCAAGTTCGGCCCCAGCGGCAATGTGCTGTGGGACAAGGGCAGCCAGGTGGGCAGCTCGGACAGCCGCGGCGTCATCGCCGACGCCAACAACGACATCTGGCAGGTGCATCGCGGCTCGCACAATATGGCCAAGTACCGCGGCAGCAATGGCGACTTCCTCGGCGTTCTGCCGGTGGGCTACGAGCCCTATACCTACAGTGACGCGTCCGGCACCGCGGCGCTGAGCATCACCACCAAGACCGGCAGCTGGACGGTGACGCAGGACAGCGGCGCGGCCGCCACGCCCTGGGCCTCGGTGGCCTGGAATGCCACGCTGCCCTCGGGCGCCAGCCTGCTCGCCGAGGTGCGCAGCGCCGACGACCCGGCCCTGCTGCCCGGCAAGCCCTTCGCGCCCGCCCTCAGCGGTGCCACGCTGAGCGGCCAGAGCGGCCGCTACATGGAGTTGCGGCTGACGCTCAACGCCAACCCGCAGAACGAATCGCCGGTGGTCTACGACGTCACGCTCAACAGCGCCAGCCTGGTCTGCGACGTCGACCGCGACGGCGCCATCAACATCACCGACATCAACCTGATCCGCGCCGGCATCGGCCAGACGCCCAGCGCCAGCGATCCGCGCGATGCCAATGGCGACGGCAAGATCACCGTCAACGACGCGCGCACTTGCGCCCTGAAGTGCAGCAAGCCGAATTGCGCACTGTGA
- a CDS encoding PEP-CTERM sorting domain-containing protein, translated as MSKNLLPALALSLGTLLATPASAGIVVSFTPSTQHANIGETLSVDVTIAGLGAEILSAFDLNFIFDGSVIGYAYRLIDATNAQQQLGSAYGIDPLLVIDSVALGDWGLQASALADDATVAAAQADSFLLAHFAFSADADGTSLFTLGPDLDFQRNFVGLNALSLDVTVQGACIAVGTGACNVPEPASYGLLGLALLAAGAPGLLRRRQRPVTRRA; from the coding sequence ATGAGCAAGAACCTTCTGCCCGCGCTCGCGCTGAGCCTTGGCACCCTGCTGGCGACGCCGGCCAGCGCCGGCATCGTCGTGAGCTTCACGCCCTCCACCCAGCACGCCAATATCGGCGAGACGCTGAGCGTGGACGTCACGATCGCCGGCCTGGGCGCCGAGATCCTCTCGGCCTTTGACCTGAACTTCATCTTTGACGGCAGCGTCATCGGTTACGCCTACCGGCTCATCGACGCCACCAACGCCCAGCAGCAGCTGGGCAGCGCCTACGGCATCGACCCGCTTTTGGTCATCGACAGCGTCGCCCTGGGCGACTGGGGCCTGCAGGCTTCGGCCCTGGCCGACGATGCCACCGTCGCGGCCGCGCAGGCCGACAGCTTCCTGCTGGCGCACTTCGCGTTCTCGGCCGATGCCGACGGCACGAGCCTGTTCACGCTGGGCCCCGATCTCGACTTCCAGCGCAACTTCGTGGGTCTGAACGCCCTGAGCCTGGACGTGACGGTACAAGGCGCCTGCATCGCTGTGGGCACCGGTGCCTGCAATGTGCCGGAGCCGGCCAGCTACGGGCTGCTGGGCCTGGCGCTGCTGGCGGCCGGCGCACCGGGCCTGCTGCGGCGGCGCCAGCGCCCCGTCACACGTCGAGCCTGA
- a CDS encoding aldose epimerase family protein yields MSTCPSIQCRDYGQLPDGRTVHEYLLDNGAGLRLSAISYGGIVNGLWVPDRSGRVANVVLGFDALDDYVQRNPHFGVIAGRYANRIAGGRFCLDGQTYQLDRNDGPNTLHGGTHGFGTQLWQAEPAPPAPGEAVALRLRYTSAAGEQGFPGCLRVQVRYSLGTDLSWRITYEGETDAPTLVNLTHHDYFNLAGQGSALGHELCIPASRYSEVGPGLIPLRHAEVAGTPFDFRTAQPIEARIRQAHAQLRIAKGYDHNWLLDHALDGRLHLAARLRDPASGRCMEVLSSEPALQFYSGNWLDGSLSGFGGQAYRQGDGLCLETQHSPDSPNRAVSEDWPSTVLRPGEIYRSSTLHRFTV; encoded by the coding sequence ATGAGCACCTGCCCCTCGATCCAATGCCGCGACTATGGCCAGCTGCCCGATGGCCGCACGGTGCATGAGTACCTGCTCGACAACGGCGCCGGCCTGCGCCTCAGCGCCATCAGCTATGGCGGCATCGTCAACGGCCTGTGGGTGCCCGATCGCAGCGGCCGCGTCGCCAATGTGGTGCTGGGCTTCGACGCGCTGGACGACTACGTGCAGCGCAACCCGCATTTCGGCGTGATCGCGGGCCGCTATGCGAATCGCATCGCCGGCGGGCGCTTTTGCCTGGACGGCCAGACCTACCAGCTGGACCGCAACGACGGCCCCAACACCCTGCATGGCGGCACGCATGGCTTCGGCACCCAGCTCTGGCAGGCCGAGCCCGCGCCGCCCGCGCCGGGCGAGGCGGTGGCGCTGCGGTTGCGCTACACCAGCGCGGCCGGTGAACAGGGCTTTCCGGGCTGCCTGCGCGTGCAGGTGCGCTACAGCCTGGGCACAGACCTGAGCTGGCGCATAACCTACGAGGGCGAGACCGACGCGCCCACCCTGGTCAACCTGACCCACCACGACTACTTCAACCTCGCCGGCCAGGGCTCCGCGCTGGGCCATGAGCTCTGCATCCCGGCCAGCCGCTACAGCGAGGTCGGGCCGGGCCTGATCCCGCTGCGCCATGCCGAGGTGGCGGGCACGCCCTTCGACTTCCGCACCGCCCAGCCCATCGAGGCGCGCATCCGCCAGGCGCATGCGCAGCTGCGCATCGCCAAGGGCTACGACCACAACTGGCTGCTGGACCATGCGCTGGACGGCCGCCTGCACCTGGCCGCGCGCCTGCGCGATCCCGCCTCCGGCCGCTGCATGGAGGTCCTGAGCAGCGAACCGGCGCTGCAGTTCTACTCGGGCAACTGGCTGGACGGCAGCCTGAGCGGCTTTGGCGGCCAGGCCTATCGCCAGGGCGATGGGCTGTGCCTGGAAACCCAGCACAGCCCCGACTCGCCCAACCGCGCGGTGAGCGAAGATTGGCCCTCCACCGTGCTGCGCCCCGGCGAGATCTACCGCAGCAGCACCCTGCATCGCTTCACTGTTTGA
- a CDS encoding SMP-30/gluconolactonase/LRE family protein, with protein sequence MQPERLELALAQGATLGEGLQWHGPSGRWWWTDIEARCIHAWTPGASATLSCRLPDRVGSFAHTRSGGLLLALAKRLVLARLPDAQACGEITLETQDLTPVEPELAGTRSNDGRCDRAGNFVFGTLSEARPREAVGGFYQYSARHGLRRLALPAVAIANSICFSPDGTRMYYCDTTSRSIMQCDYDAERAAVAQPRLFTRVARAHGWPDGAVIDAEGCLWNAQWGGASVARYAPDGRLLGYAEVPVPNPSCPALGGPQGDWLLVTTARQELAPAELLAHPLSGSLFGGRCAAGLYLPEPLFRDA encoded by the coding sequence GTGCAGCCTGAACGTCTCGAGCTGGCCCTGGCGCAGGGCGCCACGCTGGGCGAGGGCCTGCAATGGCATGGCCCCAGCGGCCGCTGGTGGTGGACCGACATCGAGGCGCGCTGCATCCACGCCTGGACGCCCGGCGCGAGCGCCACGCTCAGCTGCCGGCTGCCCGATCGCGTCGGCAGCTTTGCCCATACCCGCTCGGGCGGCCTCTTGCTGGCGCTGGCCAAGCGCCTGGTGCTGGCGCGCCTGCCGGATGCGCAGGCCTGCGGCGAGATCACGCTGGAGACGCAAGACCTGACCCCGGTGGAGCCGGAGCTGGCCGGTACGCGCAGCAACGACGGCCGCTGCGACCGCGCCGGCAACTTCGTGTTCGGCACGCTCAGCGAGGCCAGGCCGCGCGAGGCGGTGGGCGGCTTCTACCAATACTCCGCGCGCCACGGCCTGCGCCGCCTGGCCCTGCCGGCGGTGGCGATCGCCAACAGCATCTGCTTCAGCCCGGATGGCACGCGCATGTACTACTGCGACACCACCAGCCGCAGCATCATGCAATGCGATTACGACGCCGAGCGGGCCGCGGTGGCGCAGCCGCGCCTGTTCACGCGCGTGGCGCGCGCCCACGGCTGGCCCGACGGTGCGGTGATCGATGCCGAGGGCTGCCTGTGGAACGCGCAATGGGGCGGAGCCAGCGTGGCGCGCTATGCGCCGGACGGCCGGCTGCTGGGTTATGCGGAGGTGCCGGTGCCCAACCCCAGTTGCCCGGCGCTGGGCGGCCCGCAGGGCGACTGGCTGCTGGTCACCACGGCGCGCCAGGAGCTGGCGCCGGCCGAGCTGCTGGCGCATCCGCTTTCGGGCAGCCTGTTCGGCGGCCGCTGCGCCGCCGGGCTCTACCTGCCCGAGCCGCTGTTCAGGGACGCGTGA
- a CDS encoding cytosine permease: MPAPIDTAATAAQAAPAASAAAQSHSTTPVPLHLSVPGYRVALVSIGIAFTLTGLYTGAELAASLGLAQGLRAVLVGCLVLVAMSMPAALMGARTRLSTYMIVLHVFGRRGATLVNLALALVLLGWYALTAELFGRTCYLTVAAWLSASPLPQWVYTVVCSAMVVATAAFGFRAIERLSVAVAPLLVLLSAYVAWRTLDHASWTGLMALPGQGRDLSTGISAVIGGMVVGVVLMPDITRYTRSAADCALVSLAGNGLGNAAALILAMLPALAFGEVDPMKYMASLGLVGAAFVTLLLSTWAINAVNLYSTGLVSATVLRHLSYGWLVAGCGLLGTLLALTGLAEHLIGFLVLLGLVVPPIAAVYLTDFFVLGRQDYSRSDSAANVNALLAGLFGGAVGIASDLSHASITGLPTVESFACAALGYVASEWLRLRLGRARDWRRAPAR; encoded by the coding sequence ATGCCCGCACCCATCGATACCGCCGCGACTGCCGCACAGGCCGCACCTGCAGCGAGCGCCGCGGCGCAGTCCCACAGCACGACGCCCGTGCCCCTGCACCTGTCGGTGCCGGGCTACCGCGTGGCGCTGGTCTCGATCGGCATCGCCTTCACGCTGACCGGCCTGTACACGGGCGCCGAGCTGGCGGCCTCGCTGGGTCTGGCGCAGGGCCTGCGCGCCGTGCTGGTGGGCTGCCTGGTGCTGGTGGCGATGTCGATGCCGGCGGCGCTGATGGGGGCGCGCACGCGCCTGTCCACCTACATGATCGTGCTGCATGTGTTCGGCAGGCGCGGCGCGACGCTGGTCAATCTGGCGCTGGCCCTGGTGCTGCTGGGCTGGTATGCGCTCACCGCGGAGCTGTTCGGGCGCACCTGCTACCTGACCGTGGCGGCCTGGCTGTCGGCCAGTCCGCTGCCGCAGTGGGTCTACACGGTGGTCTGCAGCGCCATGGTGGTGGCCACGGCGGCGTTTGGCTTTCGCGCTATCGAGCGCCTGTCGGTGGCGGTCGCGCCGCTGCTGGTGCTGCTGTCCGCCTATGTGGCCTGGCGCACCCTGGACCATGCCAGCTGGACGGGTCTGATGGCGCTGCCCGGCCAGGGCCGCGATCTCAGCACCGGCATTTCGGCCGTCATCGGTGGCATGGTGGTGGGCGTGGTGCTGATGCCCGACATCACCCGCTACACGCGCTCGGCGGCCGATTGCGCGCTGGTGAGCCTGGCGGGCAACGGCCTGGGCAACGCGGCAGCGCTGATCCTGGCGATGCTGCCGGCGCTCGCCTTCGGCGAGGTCGATCCGATGAAGTACATGGCCAGCCTGGGCCTGGTCGGCGCGGCCTTCGTCACCCTGCTGCTGTCCACCTGGGCCATCAATGCGGTGAACCTCTACTCCACCGGCCTGGTCAGCGCCACGGTGTTGCGCCATCTGAGCTATGGCTGGCTGGTGGCCGGCTGCGGCCTGCTCGGCACCCTGCTTGCGCTCACCGGCCTGGCCGAGCACCTGATCGGCTTCCTGGTCCTGCTGGGCCTGGTGGTGCCGCCGATTGCCGCGGTCTACCTGACCGACTTCTTCGTGCTGGGGCGCCAGGACTACAGCCGCAGCGACAGCGCCGCCAATGTCAACGCCCTGCTCGCCGGCCTGTTCGGCGGCGCCGTCGGCATCGCCAGCGACCTCAGCCATGCCTCGATCACCGGGCTGCCGACGGTCGAGTCCTTTGCCTGTGCCGCCCTTGGCTATGTGGCGAGCGAGTGGCTGCGCCTGCGCCTGGGCCGGGCGCGCGACTGGCGCCGCGCACCGGCGCGCTAG
- a CDS encoding tautomerase family protein — MPIAKIEVCRPRTREEVAALIEAVYQAQLLALKVPEDDKQIRYIEHKPEHFPVPPSKTANYTLVEIQIFPGRSLDAKRRLYAEIAQRFGALGIQPTDITIVLHEPPLDNWGVGGKPASEIELGFRLDV; from the coding sequence ATGCCCATCGCAAAGATCGAGGTCTGCCGCCCCCGTACGCGGGAGGAAGTCGCGGCGCTTATCGAGGCCGTCTACCAAGCGCAGCTGCTGGCGCTGAAGGTGCCCGAGGACGACAAGCAGATCCGCTACATCGAGCACAAGCCCGAGCATTTTCCGGTGCCGCCCAGCAAGACCGCGAACTACACCCTGGTGGAAATCCAGATCTTCCCCGGGCGCTCGCTGGACGCCAAGCGCCGGCTGTATGCCGAGATTGCGCAGCGCTTCGGCGCCTTGGGCATTCAGCCCACCGACATCACCATCGTCCTGCATGAACCGCCGCTCGACAACTGGGGCGTGGGCGGCAAGCCCGCGTCCGAGATCGAGCTCGGCTTCAGGCTCGACGTGTGA
- a CDS encoding LysR substrate-binding domain-containing protein encodes MSDPRTNRFVRSHLKTRHLVLLVELGRHGSILHAAQAAHLTQPAASKLLGELEHALGVPLFERLPRGVQATRYGEVMIRRAGAALAEMDAAHQEVMQLASGLSGRVAVGTVMTPSTGLLPEAIQLLKQTHARVQVAITVDTSKPLIQRLREGQLDLVIGRILDGDSADELNFEPITDEPHSLIVRAQHPLLQRPDLRLDDLAQQGWIMPAPGSILRDRLTALFLAHGLGQPAETIETTALPVVIQLLLGSDLLVALPEELVQAYLDAGLLAVLPFELGLRMDVYGIVTRKRHRLSPGAEATLQTLRTVALQRYGRRGRLTRP; translated from the coding sequence ATGTCCGACCCGCGCACCAACCGCTTTGTCCGATCGCATCTGAAGACGCGGCATCTGGTGCTGCTGGTGGAGCTGGGCCGGCATGGCTCGATCCTGCACGCGGCCCAGGCCGCGCACCTGACGCAGCCGGCCGCCTCCAAGCTGCTCGGCGAGCTGGAGCATGCGCTGGGCGTGCCGCTGTTCGAGCGCCTGCCGCGCGGCGTGCAGGCCACGCGTTATGGCGAGGTGATGATACGGCGCGCCGGCGCCGCCCTGGCCGAGATGGACGCGGCGCACCAGGAGGTCATGCAGCTGGCCTCGGGCCTGAGCGGCCGGGTCGCGGTGGGCACGGTGATGACGCCCTCCACCGGCCTGCTGCCGGAGGCCATCCAGCTACTCAAGCAGACCCATGCGCGAGTGCAGGTGGCGATCACGGTGGACACCAGCAAGCCGCTGATACAGCGCCTGCGCGAGGGCCAGCTGGACCTGGTGATCGGCCGCATCCTCGACGGCGACTCGGCCGACGAGCTCAACTTCGAGCCCATCACCGACGAGCCCCACAGCCTGATCGTGCGCGCCCAGCATCCGCTGCTGCAGCGCCCCGACCTGCGCCTGGACGATCTGGCTCAGCAGGGTTGGATCATGCCGGCGCCCGGCAGCATCCTGCGCGACCGCCTTACCGCGCTGTTCCTCGCCCATGGCCTGGGCCAGCCGGCCGAGACCATCGAGACCACCGCCCTGCCCGTCGTCATCCAGCTGCTGCTGGGCAGCGATCTGCTGGTGGCCCTGCCCGAGGAGCTGGTGCAGGCCTATCTGGATGCCGGCCTGCTGGCGGTGCTGCCCTTCGAGCTGGGCCTGCGCATGGATGTCTACGGCATCGTCACGCGCAAGCGGCACCGGCTCTCGCCGGGCGCCGAAGCCACGCTGCAGACCCTGCGCACGGTGGCGCTGCAGCGCTACGGCCGGCGCGGCCGGCTCACGCGTCCCTGA